One window of Amaranthus tricolor cultivar Red isolate AtriRed21 chromosome 11, ASM2621246v1, whole genome shotgun sequence genomic DNA carries:
- the LOC130826495 gene encoding subtilisin-like protease SBT5.3, giving the protein MIQKAARLSININCIYEVIIKSSILAAFEAAINDNVDIINLSMGSAEPGFMDSFAVGSFQGMKIDILTIASAGNTGLALGTVSNVYPWVLTVAASTIEREFFSNLLLGNNITIKASRYFDLQVLDSKTFYPLITCIEVRLYCQDGSLDANKVVGKVVVCGYNGTIDVQTITSISIKKTGGIGLIFVKEEKVGSEIFQNVPRVISAALISYNDGKTLFSYINSTKTLIVSFGEAITSFGIKSAPIMADFSSRGPQPHYFNSGVSKPNVTAPDVDILAATSNSLEKKKKIHLC; this is encoded by the exons atgatacaaaaagcagctaggTTGTCGATAAATATTAATTGTATTTATGAagtcatcatcaagtcatcaatattAGCTGCTTTTGAAGCTGCCATTAATGATAATGTTGACATTATCAATCTTTCTATGGGTAGTGCAGAACCGGGATTTATGGATTCATTTGCTGTTGGTAGTTTTCAAGGTATGAAAATTGATATCCTTACAATTGCATCAGCTGGGAACACAGGACTTGCTCTTGGGACTGTTTCGAACGTCTACCCATGGGTGTTAACAGTTGCTGCCAGCACAATTGAAAGAGAGTTCTTTTCTAATCTCTTACTTGGGAACAATATAACCATTAAG GCATCACGATACTTTGATTTACAAGTTCTTGATTCAAAAACGTTTTATCCATTGATAACTTGTATAGAAGTACGG TTATATTGTCAAGATGGATCTTTAGATGCCAACAAAGTGGTCGGAAAGGTAGTAGTATGTGGTTATAATGGAACAATTGACGTTCAAACTATAACAAGTATTAGTATTAAAAAAACTGGAGGTATTGGACTTATCTTTGTTAAGGAAGAGAAAGTAGGATCTGAAATTTTCCAAAATGTACCCCGTGTCATCTCTGCTGCTTTGATTAGCTACAATGATGGTAAAACTCTTTTTTCTTACATCAACTCTACCAA GACATTAATTGTATCCTTTGGTGAAGCAATAACTTCATTTGGCATAAAGTCTGCCCCTATTATGGCTGATTTCTCATCAAGGGGTCCTCAACCACACTATTTTAATTCTGGTGTTTCAAAG CCGAATGTAACAGCTCCGGATGTAGATATCCTAGCAGCTACTTCTAATtccttagaaaaaaaaaagaaaatccatTTGTGCTGA